A genomic window from Diospyros lotus cultivar Yz01 chromosome 2, ASM1463336v1, whole genome shotgun sequence includes:
- the LOC127794150 gene encoding putative receptor-like protein kinase At3g47110, with protein sequence MRCHMLYLQTIFVLVVPILLQFRILFPTAATWSGNETDYLALLAFKSKIVHDPKGAMHSWSDSIHFCNWQGVTCGKRHQRVTILDLQARRLVGFISPYIGNLSFLRVLRLNNNTFQGEIPPQVGNLFRLQELSLYKNSLTGEIPANLSHCSNLWYFRIAANKLVGKLPTELSSLSKLIRLTVGANNFSGDIPSFIGNFTSLEVISADDNAFTGSIPEALGQLQNLNFLALGINKLSGKIPLSIYNLSSLTVLNLIENQLSGNIPSELGSMFPQLQHLGLSHNHLTGPLPVSLPNFSNMEHLELSGNHFSGKISIDFRLLPRLNFLNLANNNLGTGEPDEMNFIPSLVNCTNLQALGVAVNQLKGSLPKSIGNLSATMSIIAFHQNHIYGEIPSEISHLVGLTLLGLAKNELKGRIPSSIGNLQNLLELYLDSNWLEGDVPNTIGNLSSLTNFYLDNNILQGKVPVTLGNCQRLLWLNLSFNNLTGAIPRELFGISTLSISLNLAGNHFSGHLPLEVGNLKILAELDVSQNDLSDELPTTLGSCNSLVALMLQGNSFKGSVPLSFQSLRGLSNLDLSRNNLSGQIPKYLAKLSFNNLNLSFNDFEGEVPIEGVFLNATVISILGNPRLCGGVPELDLPTCTMKQSKKYRTSLKIILLFSIPSVVIVVIVVSSIVFCCSKKKNKDLTFNSLSMNAFDRISYDSLLKATEGFSSTYLIGMGNSGSVYKAILGETTVAVKVLNLQRQGVSRSFMAECKALGRIRHRNLIKILTSCSSVDFHGNDFKAIVYEFMPRGSLERWLHPDPKTENCQDNHVVGLTLLQRINVAIHVASALEYLHHHCHTPIIHCDLKPSNILLDADMVAHVGDFGLARLISEMNPNQSSSVGVRGTIGYAAPEYGLGSEVSRDGDVYSFGILLLELMIGKRPTESMFEAGLNLHTFARMAIPDHVKDIVDPKLLCNDEEEVVALTSKMRKKATTCPRNDNYKNDCLIRMIKIGVACSVESPQDRLDISNVVRELNITRDIFQGLRKGNNA encoded by the exons ATGCGTTGCCATATGCTTTACCTTCAAACTATATTTGTCTTGGTTGTACCAATTTTGTTGCAATTTAGAATTCTTTTCCCGACCGCTGCTACTTGGAGTGGTAACGAGACAGATTATCTGGCACTGCTGGCTTTCAAGTCCAAGATTGTTCACGACCCAAAAGGAGCTATGCATTCATGGAGTGATTCTATCCACTTCTGCAACTGGCAAGGGGTTACGTGTGGCAAGCGACACCAAAGAGTCACCATCTTGGACCTGCAGGCGAGAAGGTTAGTAGGATTCATATCTCCTTACATAGGAAACTTGAGCTTCCTTCGAGTCTTGAGACTCAATAACAACACTTTTCAAGGCGAAATCCCACCACAAGTTGGCAATCTATTTAGACTGCAGGAACTATCCTTGTATAAAAATTCACTGACGGGTGAAATCCCAGCCAACTTATCTCACTGCTCCAATCTTTGGTATTTTCGAATTGCTGCGAACAAGTTGGTCGGTAAACTACCAACAGAGCTTAGTTCATTGTCAAAGCTCATTCGTCTTACAGTGGGAGCAAACAATTTTAGCGGAGACATCCCCTCTTTCATTGGAAATTTTACATCTCTTGAGGTTATAAGTGCGGATGACAATGCTTTCACAGGATCCATCCCAGAGGCCTTAGGCCAGctccaaaatttaaatttcctTGCACTGGGTATCAATAAACTCTCTGGTAAGATACCGTTATCTATCTACAACCTTTCATCCTTGACTGTACTCAACCTAATAGAAAACCAACTCTCCGGCAACATTCCATCCGAACTTGGTTCTATGTTTCCCCAGCTTCAACATCTAGGGCTCAGTCATAACCATCTCACAGGACCCTTACCTGTATCACTGCCCAACTTTTCAAATATGGAACATCTTGAACTGAGTGGTAACCATTTTAGtgggaaaatatcaattgattttAGACTCCTGCCTCGCctcaattttttaaacttaGCTAACAATAATTTGGGAACTGGTGAACCTGACGAAATGAATTTTATTCCATCTTTGGTGAACTGTACAAATTTGCAAGCATTGGGTGTTGCAGTCAACCAACTAAAAGGATCCTTGCCAAAGAGCATTGGGAACCTCTCAGCCACAATGTCTATCATAGCctttcatcaaaaccatatatATGGAGAGATCCCTTCCGAAATAAGCCATCTAGTGGGACTAACTCTGCTAGGCCTGGCTAAGAATGAACTCAAGGGCAGAATTCCCTCCAGTATTGGCAATCTTCAAAACCTACTGGAACTGTATCTTGATTCCAACTGGCTAGAAGGCGATGTTCCTAATACAATAGGAAACCTCTCATCCTTGACCAATTTTTACTTGGATAACAATATATTGCAAGGAAAAGTTCCTGTGACCCTCGGAAACTGCCAACGATTGTTATGGCTAAATCTTTCTTTCAATAATCTGACAGGAGCCATTCCCAGAGAACTCTTTGGCATTTCAACTCTTTCAATTTCACTCAACTTAGCAGGGAACCATTTCTCTGGGCACCTACCCTTAGAAGTTGGCaatctgaaaattttggcaGAGCTGGATGTATCTCAAAATGACTTGTCAGATGAGCTTCCAACCACGCTTGGTAGTTGCAATAGTCTTGTGGCCCTTATGCTACAAGGAAACTCCTTTAAAGGATCTGTACCTTTGTCGTTCCAATCCCTTAGAGGTCTTTCAAATTTGGATCTTTCTCGAAACAACTTGTCTGGCCAAATCCCAAAGTACCTggcaaaattatctttcaaTAATCTGAATTTATCTTTCAACGATTTTGAGGGTGAAGTTCCAATCGAAGGAGTTTTCTTAAATGCAACTGTGATATCAATCTTGGGGAATCCAAGACTTTGTGGAGGCGTACCTGAATTAGACCTGCCAACATGCACCATGAAACAATCGAAGAAATATCGAACGTCTCTTAAAATCATCCTGCTGTTCTCTATCCCATCTGTGGTGATTGTAGTTATTGTGGTATCATCGATAGTATTTTGTTGCtccaagaagaaaaacaaagattTAACTTTTAATTCATTGTCGATGAACGCATTCGATAGAATATCATACGATAGCCTCCTCAAAGCGACTGAAGGCTTCTCTTCCACATACTTGATTGGAATGGGCAATTCTGGCTCTGTATACAAAGCAATACTTGGGGAAACAACTGTAGCAGTCAAAGTGCTTAACCTTCAACGTCAAGGGGTGTCCAGGAGCTTCATGGCTGAGTGCAAAGCCTTGGGAAGAATCCGACACAGAAATCTAATCAAGATTTTGACTTCTTGTTCAAGTGTTGATTTTCATGGCAATGACTTTAAAGCTATAGTTTACGAGTTTATGCCCCGGGGGAGTCTGGAGAGGTGGTTGCATCCAGAtccaaaaacagaaaactgtCAAGACAATCATGTCGTGGGACTTACTCTTCTACAAAGAATAAATGTAGCCATTCATGTGGCTTCTGCACTAGAGTATCTGCATCACCACTGCCACACACCAATTATTCACTGTGATTTAAAGCCAAGCAACATTCTTCTTGATGCAGACATGGTTGCCCATGTTGGAGATTTTGGGTTGGCCAGGTTAATATCAGAAATGAATCCAAATCAAAGCAGTTCAGTGGGCGTGAGAGGAACCATTGGCTATGCAGCTCCAG AATATGGGCTTGGAAGTGAGGTCTCAAGAGACGGGGATGTCTATAGCTTTGGGATCTTGCTATTGGAGTTGATGATAGGTAAGAGGCCAACTGAATCGATGTTTGAGGCAGGTCTCAATCTCCACACCTTTGCGAGGATGGCCATACCCGACCATGTGAAGGACATTGTGGATCCAAAACTCTTGTgcaatgatgaagaagaagtggTTGCCTTGACCAGCAAAATGAGGAAGAAGGCAACCACCTGCCCAAGAAATGacaattacaaaaatgattGCTTGATTCGTATGATCAAGATTGGAGTGGCATGTTCTGTGGAGTCACCCCAAGACAGGTTGGACATAAGCAATGTTGTTCGTGAGTTGAATATAACCAGGGACATTTTTCAAGGGCTTCGAAAGGGCAATAATGCTTAA
- the LOC127794223 gene encoding putative receptor-like protein kinase At3g47110, with the protein MSSMRCYLPYIQTIFVLVVPILLQFRILLTTAAIWSGNTSDHLALLAFKSKIIHDPEGVMDSWNNSVHFCNWQGVMCGNRHQRVTILDLHARRLTGFISPYIGNLSFLRVLRLNNNSFQGEIPPQVGNLFRLHKLFLYNNSLTGEIPPQVGNLFRLQELFLSNNSLTGEIPANLSHCSNLLYFRIGMNNLVGKLPTELSSLSKLIGLTMGKNNFSGEIPFFIGNFTSLEFISMPFNAFTGTIPEALGQLQSLTFLSLDGNKLSGKIPSSIYNLSSLITLSLIENQLSGSIPLELTSMFPQLQYLALGDNHLTGPLPVSLPNFSNIEYFEVEANYFTGKISIDFKLLPRLYFLNLGNNSLGTGEPDEMDFLQSLVNCTNLRLLSVAFNQLKGSLPKSIGNLSATMSILTFQQNHIYGEIPSEISHLTGLQRLVLGENEFKGKIPYNIGNLKKLQKLSLRSNRLEGDIPKSIGNLSSLILFYLDDNILQGKVPKTLENCQQLLWLNLSFNNLIGALPKELFDISTLSISLNLAWNHFSGHLPLEVGNLKNLAELDVSQNDLSGEIPTTLGSCNSLVALFLQGNSFQGFVPSSLQSLRGLSNLDLSRNNFFGQIPKYLAKFSLNNLNLSFNDLEGEVPIEGVFSNATAISVLGNPRLCGGVPELHLPTCTMKQLKRHPTSFRIILLISIPSMAIVVVVVSSTVFCCSKKKSKDSIFYSLTMNAFDRISYDNLFKATKGFSSTYLIGTGSSGSVYKAILRETTVAVKVLNLERQGVSRSFMAECEALGRIQHRNLIKILTSCSSVDFQGNDFKAIVYEFMPWGSLERWLHPDPKTENHQDNQAMRLNLLQRINIAIDVASALEYLHRHCHTPIIHCDLKPSNILLDADMVAHVGDFGLARLMLEMNPNQSNSVGVKGTIGYVAPEYGLGSEVSRDGDVYSFGILLLEMMTGKRPTESMFEASLNLLTFARMAIPDHVMDIVDPKLLYNDEEEVVALTSNKKRGSTTHPINGSYENDCLIRMIKIGVACSLESPQERLDISSVVHKLNITRDIFQGLRKGNNA; encoded by the exons atgagttCAATGCGTTGCTATTTGCCTTACATCCAAACTATATTTGTCTTGGTCGTGCCAATTTTGTTGCAATTCAGAATTCTTCTCACGACCGCTGCTATTTGGAGTGGTAACACGTCAGATCATCTAGCACTGCTCGCCTTCAAGTCTAAGATTATTCACGACCCGGAAGGTGTTATGGATTCATGGAACAATAGTGTCCACTTCTGCAACTGGCAAGGGGTTATGTGTGGCAACCGACACCAGCGAGTCACCATCTTGGACTTGCATGCGAGAAGGTTAACAGGATTCATATCTCCTTACATAGGAAACTTGAGCTTCCTTCGAGTCTTGAGGCTCAATAACAATAGCTTTCAAGGTGAAATCCCACCACAAGTTGGCAATTTATTCAGGCTGCATAAACTATTCTTGTATAATAATTCACTGACGGGTGAAATCCCACCACAAGTTGGCAATTTATTCAGGCTGCAGGAACTATTCTTGTCTAATAATTCACTGACGGGTGAAATCCCAGCCAACTTATCTCACTGCTCCAATCTTTTGTATTTTCGAATTGGTATGAACAATTTGGTTGGTAAACTACCAACAGAGCTTAGTTCATTGTCAAAGCTCATTGGTCTTACAATGGGAAAAAACAATTTTAGCGGAGAGATTCCTTTTTTCATCGGAAATTTTACATCTCTTGAGTTTATAAGTATGCCTTTCAATGCTTTCACAGGAACCATCCCAGAGGCCTTGGGCCAGCTCCAATCTTTAACTTTTCTTTCACTGGATGGCAATAAACTCTCTGGTAAGATACCTTCATCTATCTACAACCTTTCATCATTAATAACACTCTCCCTAATAGAAAACCAACTCTCTGGCAGCATCCCATTAGAACTTACATCTATGTTTCCCCAGCTTCAATATCTAGCGCTCGGTGATAACCATCTCACAGGACCCCTACCTGTGTCACTGCCCAACTTTTCAAATATAGAATATTTTGAAGTAGAAGCTAACTATTTTACtgggaaaatatcaattgatttCAAACTCTTGCCTCGCCTCTATTTTTTAAACTTAGGCAACAATAGTTTGGGGACTGGAGAACCTGACGAAATGGATTTTCTTCAATCTTTGGTCAACTGCACAAATTTGAGATTATTGAGCGTTGCATTCAACCAACTAAAAGGATCCTTGCCTAAGAGCATCGGGAACCTCTCAGCCACAATGTCTATCTTAACCTTTCAACAAAACCATATATATGGAGAGATCCCTTCAGAAATAAGCCATCTAACAGGACTACAAAGGCTAGTTCTGGGTGAGAATGAATTCAAGGGAAAAATTCCCTACAACATTGGCAATCTTAAAAAGCTGCAGAAATTGTCTCTTCGTTCCAACAGGCTAGAGGGAGATATTCCGAAGTCAATAGGAAACCTCTCATCCTTGATCCTTTTTTACTTGGATGACAACATATTGCAAGGAAAAGTTCCAAAGACCCTTGAAAACTGCCAACAATTATTATGGTTGAATCTTTCTTTCAATAACCTGATAGGAGCCCTTCCCAAAGAACTCTTCGACATTTCAACTCTTTCAATTTCACTCAATTTAGCATGGAACCATTTCTCTGGGCACCTACCCTTAGAAGTTGGCAATCTAAAAAATTTGGCAGAGTTGGATGTATCTCAAAATGACTTGTCCGGTGAGATTCCAACCACGCTTGGTAGTTGCAATAGTCTTGTGGCCCTTTTCTTACAAGGAAACTCCTTTCAAGGTTTTGTACCTTCATCTTTACAATCTCTTCGAGGTCTTTCGAATTTGGATCTTTCTCGAAACAACTTTTTTGGTCAAATCCCAAAGTACCTGGCAAAATTCTCTTTGAACAATTTGAATTTATCTTTCAACGATCTTGAGGGTGAAGTTCCGATCGAAGGAGTTTTCTCAAATGCAACTGCAATATCAGTCTTGGGGAATCCTAGACTTTGTGGAGGCGTACCTGAATTACACCTGCCAACATGCACCATGAAACAATTGAAGAGACATCCTACGTCTTTTAGAATCATCTTGCTGATCTCTATCCCATCTATGGCGATTGTGGTTGTTGTGGTATCATCGACAGTATTTTGTTGCTCCAAGAAGAAAAGCaaagattcaattttttattcgTTGACGATGAATGCATTTGATAGAATATCATACGACAACCTCTTCAAAGCAACTAAAGGCTTCTCTTCAACATACTTGATTGGAACAGGCAGTTCTGGCTCTGTATACAAAGCAATACTAAGGGAAACAACTGTAGCAGTCAAAGTGCTTAACCTTGAACGTCAAGGGGTGTCTAGGAGCTTCATGGCCGAGTGTGAAGCCTTGGGAAGAATCCAACACAGAAATCTAATCAAGATTTTGACTTCTTGTTCAAGTGTTGATTTTCAAggcaacgacttcaaagctataGTTTACGAGTTTATGCCCTGGGGTAGTTTGGAGAGGTGGTTGCATCCAGATCCAAAAACAGAAAACCATCAAGATAATCAAGCCATGAGACTTAATCTTCTACAAAGAATAAACATAGCGATTGATGTGGCTTCTGCACTAGAGTATCTGCATCGCCACTGCCATACACCAATTATTCACTGTGACCTAAAGCCAAGCAACATTCTTCTTGACGCAGACATGGTTGCCCATGTTGGAGATTTTGGGTTGGCCAGGTTAATGTTAGAAATGAATCCAAATCAAAGCAATTCTGTAGGTGTGAAAGGAACCATTGGCTATGTAGCTCCAG AATATGGGCTTGGAAGTGAAGTCTCAAGAGACGGGGATGTCTACAGCTTTGGGATCCTGCTATTGGAGATGATGACAGGTAAGAGGCCAACAGAGTCGATGTTTGAGGCAAGTCTCAATCTTCTCACCTTTGCCAGGATGGCTATACCTGACCATGTGATGGACATTGTGGATCCAAAACTCTTGTacaatgatgaagaagaagtggTTGCCTTGACTAGCAACAAGAAGAGGGGGTCAACCACCCACCCAATAAATGGCAGTTACGAAAATGATTGCTTGATTCGTATGATCAAGATTGGAGTGGCATGTTCTCTAGAGTCACCCCAAGAGAGGTTGGACATAAGCAGTGTTGTTCATAAATTGAATATAACCAGGGACATTTTTCAAGGACTTCGGAAGGGTAATAATGCTTAG